The following coding sequences are from one Cystobacter fuscus DSM 2262 window:
- a CDS encoding chalcone isomerase family protein: MVRKGWKLAGALTALLLSTGVAQARELAGVRVPEEVTLQGKQLSLAHVELQQMFFFKVYVWSLYFEQPPRAKAEAISSNCIKRLQLRFLRHVTREQLVDAFRDGLARNAALRHSPLSDDLDRLLGSLRDVPKGGELTLTYVPGGGLQVEGEATHGVYIGGKPFADALFVSWLENHPIFAN; encoded by the coding sequence ATGGTGCGCAAGGGATGGAAGCTCGCGGGAGCATTGACGGCGTTGCTGTTGAGCACGGGCGTGGCCCAGGCGCGGGAACTCGCGGGGGTGCGGGTGCCCGAAGAAGTCACGCTGCAGGGCAAGCAGCTGTCGCTGGCCCACGTGGAATTGCAGCAGATGTTCTTCTTCAAGGTCTACGTCTGGTCGCTCTACTTCGAGCAGCCGCCGCGGGCGAAGGCCGAGGCCATCTCCTCCAACTGCATCAAGCGCCTGCAACTGCGCTTCCTGCGCCATGTCACCCGGGAGCAGCTCGTGGATGCCTTCCGCGATGGCCTGGCCCGGAATGCCGCGCTGCGCCACTCACCCCTGAGTGACGACCTGGATCGGCTGCTCGGCTCGCTGCGGGACGTGCCCAAGGGTGGCGAGCTCACGCTCACCTATGTTCCGGGAGGCGGACTGCAAGTAGAGGGCGAGGCCACCCACGGTGTCTACATCGGGGGCAAGCCGTTCGCGGACGCGCTCTTCGTGTCCTGGCTGGAGAACCACCCCATCTTCGCGAACTGA
- a CDS encoding sensor histidine kinase — MASLGEQLCDHTDELVQRWYERWQQERPAFPEMTEAAIKDHLPLQLRAIGERLREGGAAVSPRKLWEQHRRLDPEQRVRDAVPIEEVVREYAYVIEAVRSWLDERGEQVSVLEYSFFSIAIFELAAESARRFSRYQAERVTRERSEYVAGIAHQLRTPVSTLSLYVQQLKCAQGEPDPQAVERLRRTVGRLNRLVDGILRLERFKPDELPVHPEVLAPAQVIEQLVADYEYDASQKGLRLDISANRSARMQVDQDLLVDALGNLIQNAIKYTQKGFVRVTLEEQEDKVVFKVEDSGPGISPERQRELFRPVMPGQPGGVGLGLSIAFRAAVAQGGTLELESEPGLGSTFRLCLPRTVRAREGQSKELVETTLENDASPSVH, encoded by the coding sequence ATGGCCTCACTCGGAGAGCAGCTCTGCGACCATACCGACGAACTCGTGCAACGATGGTACGAGCGGTGGCAGCAGGAGCGGCCCGCGTTCCCGGAAATGACGGAGGCCGCCATCAAAGACCACCTGCCCCTCCAACTCCGGGCCATCGGCGAGAGGCTGCGCGAGGGAGGAGCCGCTGTGTCTCCCCGGAAGTTGTGGGAGCAGCACCGACGGTTGGACCCCGAGCAGCGCGTGCGCGATGCGGTGCCCATCGAGGAGGTGGTGCGTGAGTACGCCTACGTCATCGAGGCGGTCCGCAGCTGGCTTGACGAGCGAGGCGAGCAGGTGTCCGTCCTGGAATACTCGTTCTTCTCCATCGCCATCTTCGAACTCGCCGCCGAGTCGGCGCGCCGGTTCTCGAGGTACCAGGCGGAGCGGGTGACCCGAGAGCGCTCGGAGTACGTGGCGGGCATCGCGCACCAGTTGCGCACGCCTGTCTCCACGCTGAGCCTTTATGTCCAGCAGTTGAAGTGTGCACAGGGCGAGCCGGACCCCCAGGCCGTGGAGCGACTACGCCGCACGGTGGGCCGACTGAACCGGCTCGTCGACGGCATCCTCCGCCTGGAGCGCTTCAAACCCGACGAGCTGCCTGTCCACCCGGAGGTCCTCGCCCCGGCGCAGGTCATCGAACAGCTCGTCGCGGATTACGAGTACGATGCCAGCCAAAAGGGCTTGCGGCTCGACATCTCCGCCAACCGGTCCGCGCGCATGCAGGTGGACCAGGACCTGTTGGTGGACGCTCTTGGCAACCTCATCCAGAACGCCATCAAGTACACCCAAAAGGGCTTCGTGCGCGTCACGCTGGAGGAGCAAGAAGACAAGGTGGTGTTCAAGGTGGAGGACTCCGGCCCCGGCATCAGCCCCGAGCGCCAACGGGAGCTTTTCCGACCCGTGATGCCCGGACAACCCGGTGGCGTCGGGCTCGGCTTGAGCATCGCGTTCCGTGCCGCGGTGGCACAGGGCGGGACGCTGGAACTGGAGAGCGAGCCGGGCCTGGGCAGCACCTTCCGTCTGTGCCTGCCCCGGACCGTGCGTGCGCGGGAGGGGCAGAGCAAGGAACTCGTGGAGACCACTCTTGAGAATGACGCTTCACCGAGCGTCCATTAG